From Vicugna pacos chromosome 6, VicPac4, whole genome shotgun sequence, a single genomic window includes:
- the PGF gene encoding placenta growth factor isoform X3 → MPAMRLFTCFLQLLAGLALPTVPPQQWALSAGNSSSEVEVVPFQEVWGRSYCRALERLVDIVSEYPSEVEHIFSPSCVSLLRCTGCCGDEDLHCMPVETVNVTMQLLKIRSGDPPSYVELTFSQHVRCECRPLWGKMKPERRRPKGRGKRKREKQRHTDCHLMESRGEPEGRRTVSAPNLRNRPDICEEPHSWNRALNQ, encoded by the exons ATGCCTGCCATGAGGCTGTTCACTTGCTTCCTGCAGCTCCTGGCTGGACTAGCGCTGCCTACTGTGCCCCCCCAG CAGTGGGCCTTGTCTGCTGGGAACAGCTCGTCAGAGGTGGAAG TGGTACCCTTCCAGGAAGTGTGGGGCCGCAGCTACTGCCGGGCACTGGAGAGGCTGGTGGACATCGTATCCGAGTACCCCAGCGAAGTGGAGCACATATTTAGCCCGTCCTGTGTCTCCCTGCTGCGTTGCACCGGCTGCTGTGGTGATGAGGACCTGCACTGTATGCCGGTAGAGACAGTCAATGTCACCATGCAG CTCCTAAAGATCCGCTCTGGGGACCCGCCCTCCTACGTGGAGCTGACATTCTCTCAGCACGTGCGCTGCGAGTGCAG GCCTCTGTGGGGGAAGATGAAGCCAGAAAG GAGGAGACCCAAGGGcagggggaagaggaagagagagaagcagagacacaCAGACTGCCACCT GATGGAGAGCAGAGGagagccagaggggaggaggactGTGTCTGCCCCAAACCTGAGAAACAGGCCAGACATCTGTGAG GAACCACACTCCTGGAACCGTGCACTCAATCAGTAA
- the PGF gene encoding placenta growth factor isoform X6, with amino-acid sequence MPAMRLFTCFLQLLAGLALPTVPPQQWALSAGNSSSEVEVVPFQEVWGRSYCRALERLVDIVSEYPSEVEHIFSPSCVSLLRCTGCCGDEDLHCMPVETVNVTMQLLKIRSGDPPSYVELTFSQHVRCECRPLWGKMKPERCGNTVPRR; translated from the exons ATGCCTGCCATGAGGCTGTTCACTTGCTTCCTGCAGCTCCTGGCTGGACTAGCGCTGCCTACTGTGCCCCCCCAG CAGTGGGCCTTGTCTGCTGGGAACAGCTCGTCAGAGGTGGAAG TGGTACCCTTCCAGGAAGTGTGGGGCCGCAGCTACTGCCGGGCACTGGAGAGGCTGGTGGACATCGTATCCGAGTACCCCAGCGAAGTGGAGCACATATTTAGCCCGTCCTGTGTCTCCCTGCTGCGTTGCACCGGCTGCTGTGGTGATGAGGACCTGCACTGTATGCCGGTAGAGACAGTCAATGTCACCATGCAG CTCCTAAAGATCCGCTCTGGGGACCCGCCCTCCTACGTGGAGCTGACATTCTCTCAGCACGTGCGCTGCGAGTGCAG GCCTCTGTGGGGGAAGATGAAGCCAGAAAG GTGTGGCAATACTGTTCCCCGGAGGTAA
- the PGF gene encoding placenta growth factor isoform X4, translating to MPAMRLFTCFLQLLAGLALPTVPPQQWALSAGNSSSEVEVVPFQEVWGRSYCRALERLVDIVSEYPSEVEHIFSPSCVSLLRCTGCCGDEDLHCMPVETVNVTMQLLKIRSGDPPSYVELTFSQHVRCECRPLWGKMKPERRRPKGRGKRKREKQRHTDCHLCGNTVPRR from the exons ATGCCTGCCATGAGGCTGTTCACTTGCTTCCTGCAGCTCCTGGCTGGACTAGCGCTGCCTACTGTGCCCCCCCAG CAGTGGGCCTTGTCTGCTGGGAACAGCTCGTCAGAGGTGGAAG TGGTACCCTTCCAGGAAGTGTGGGGCCGCAGCTACTGCCGGGCACTGGAGAGGCTGGTGGACATCGTATCCGAGTACCCCAGCGAAGTGGAGCACATATTTAGCCCGTCCTGTGTCTCCCTGCTGCGTTGCACCGGCTGCTGTGGTGATGAGGACCTGCACTGTATGCCGGTAGAGACAGTCAATGTCACCATGCAG CTCCTAAAGATCCGCTCTGGGGACCCGCCCTCCTACGTGGAGCTGACATTCTCTCAGCACGTGCGCTGCGAGTGCAG GCCTCTGTGGGGGAAGATGAAGCCAGAAAG GAGGAGACCCAAGGGcagggggaagaggaagagagagaagcagagacacaCAGACTGCCACCT GTGTGGCAATACTGTTCCCCGGAGGTAA
- the PGF gene encoding placenta growth factor isoform X5, translating to MPAMRLFTCFLQLLAGLALPTVPPQWALSAGNSSSEVEVVPFQEVWGRSYCRALERLVDIVSEYPSEVEHIFSPSCVSLLRCTGCCGDEDLHCMPVETVNVTMQLLKIRSGDPPSYVELTFSQHVRCECRPLWGKMKPERRRPKGRGKRKREKQRHTDCHLCGNTVPRR from the exons ATGCCTGCCATGAGGCTGTTCACTTGCTTCCTGCAGCTCCTGGCTGGACTAGCGCTGCCTACTGTGCCCCCCCAG TGGGCCTTGTCTGCTGGGAACAGCTCGTCAGAGGTGGAAG TGGTACCCTTCCAGGAAGTGTGGGGCCGCAGCTACTGCCGGGCACTGGAGAGGCTGGTGGACATCGTATCCGAGTACCCCAGCGAAGTGGAGCACATATTTAGCCCGTCCTGTGTCTCCCTGCTGCGTTGCACCGGCTGCTGTGGTGATGAGGACCTGCACTGTATGCCGGTAGAGACAGTCAATGTCACCATGCAG CTCCTAAAGATCCGCTCTGGGGACCCGCCCTCCTACGTGGAGCTGACATTCTCTCAGCACGTGCGCTGCGAGTGCAG GCCTCTGTGGGGGAAGATGAAGCCAGAAAG GAGGAGACCCAAGGGcagggggaagaggaagagagagaagcagagacacaCAGACTGCCACCT GTGTGGCAATACTGTTCCCCGGAGGTAA
- the PGF gene encoding placenta growth factor isoform X2: MPAMRLFTCFLQLLAGLALPTVPPQWALSAGNSSSEVEVVPFQEVWGRSYCRALERLVDIVSEYPSEVEHIFSPSCVSLLRCTGCCGDEDLHCMPVETVNVTMQLLKIRSGDPPSYVELTFSQHVRCECRPLWGKMKPERRRPKGRGKRKREKQRHTDCHLGRLLPATRLKKSFHAMGLELIQVLPHEPVLALTGTSTPLRADRDSGEVGPPQACGPHFSPGPNQ, from the exons ATGCCTGCCATGAGGCTGTTCACTTGCTTCCTGCAGCTCCTGGCTGGACTAGCGCTGCCTACTGTGCCCCCCCAG TGGGCCTTGTCTGCTGGGAACAGCTCGTCAGAGGTGGAAG TGGTACCCTTCCAGGAAGTGTGGGGCCGCAGCTACTGCCGGGCACTGGAGAGGCTGGTGGACATCGTATCCGAGTACCCCAGCGAAGTGGAGCACATATTTAGCCCGTCCTGTGTCTCCCTGCTGCGTTGCACCGGCTGCTGTGGTGATGAGGACCTGCACTGTATGCCGGTAGAGACAGTCAATGTCACCATGCAG CTCCTAAAGATCCGCTCTGGGGACCCGCCCTCCTACGTGGAGCTGACATTCTCTCAGCACGTGCGCTGCGAGTGCAG GCCTCTGTGGGGGAAGATGAAGCCAGAAAG GAGGAGACCCAAGGGcagggggaagaggaagagagagaagcagagacacaCAGACTGCCACCT GGGCCGTCTCCTCCCAGCAACAAGACTCAAGAAATCATTTCATGCCATGGGACTGGAGCTGATCCAAGTCCTACCACATGAGCCCGTCCTTGCACTGACAGGGACTTCCACTCCGCTCCGTGCAGATAGAGATTCTGGGGAAGTTGGTCCCCCGCAGGCATGtggccctcatttctcccctggaCCAAATCAGTGA
- the PGF gene encoding placenta growth factor isoform X1: MPAMRLFTCFLQLLAGLALPTVPPQQWALSAGNSSSEVEVVPFQEVWGRSYCRALERLVDIVSEYPSEVEHIFSPSCVSLLRCTGCCGDEDLHCMPVETVNVTMQLLKIRSGDPPSYVELTFSQHVRCECRPLWGKMKPERRRPKGRGKRKREKQRHTDCHLGRLLPATRLKKSFHAMGLELIQVLPHEPVLALTGTSTPLRADRDSGEVGPPQACGPHFSPGPNQ, encoded by the exons ATGCCTGCCATGAGGCTGTTCACTTGCTTCCTGCAGCTCCTGGCTGGACTAGCGCTGCCTACTGTGCCCCCCCAG CAGTGGGCCTTGTCTGCTGGGAACAGCTCGTCAGAGGTGGAAG TGGTACCCTTCCAGGAAGTGTGGGGCCGCAGCTACTGCCGGGCACTGGAGAGGCTGGTGGACATCGTATCCGAGTACCCCAGCGAAGTGGAGCACATATTTAGCCCGTCCTGTGTCTCCCTGCTGCGTTGCACCGGCTGCTGTGGTGATGAGGACCTGCACTGTATGCCGGTAGAGACAGTCAATGTCACCATGCAG CTCCTAAAGATCCGCTCTGGGGACCCGCCCTCCTACGTGGAGCTGACATTCTCTCAGCACGTGCGCTGCGAGTGCAG GCCTCTGTGGGGGAAGATGAAGCCAGAAAG GAGGAGACCCAAGGGcagggggaagaggaagagagagaagcagagacacaCAGACTGCCACCT GGGCCGTCTCCTCCCAGCAACAAGACTCAAGAAATCATTTCATGCCATGGGACTGGAGCTGATCCAAGTCCTACCACATGAGCCCGTCCTTGCACTGACAGGGACTTCCACTCCGCTCCGTGCAGATAGAGATTCTGGGGAAGTTGGTCCCCCGCAGGCATGtggccctcatttctcccctggaCCAAATCAGTGA